A DNA window from Flavisolibacter ginsenosidimutans contains the following coding sequences:
- a CDS encoding CBS domain-containing protein: MLTRDLISNTIPYLHKSDTVYHALQLMNDYHVAHLPVVENENYLGIISEEQLLQNDEDTALTDLPITDGTTSVQGNEHFLKAIQTAVSNQLSIVPVVEERQLLGIVTYNDLLRNASEFMSLSQPGALIVLEMDSRNYSFTEINRIVESNDAQITQLNTATDPETGLMQVTIRVNKLEVSALLGTFQRYEYNVKYYFGEEMFANELKTNYDNLMHYLEI, translated from the coding sequence ATGTTAACGAGAGACCTCATATCGAACACAATTCCTTACTTGCATAAAAGCGATACCGTTTATCATGCCCTGCAGTTGATGAACGACTATCACGTAGCGCATTTGCCGGTGGTGGAGAACGAGAATTATCTCGGCATCATCAGCGAAGAGCAGTTGCTGCAAAACGACGAAGACACGGCGCTTACCGATTTGCCCATCACCGACGGCACGACCTCCGTTCAGGGCAACGAGCACTTTTTAAAAGCCATTCAAACCGCCGTTAGCAACCAACTAAGCATCGTTCCGGTGGTGGAAGAAAGGCAACTGCTCGGCATTGTTACCTACAACGACCTTTTGCGCAACGCTTCGGAATTTATGAGCCTCAGTCAACCCGGCGCTTTGATTGTGTTGGAAATGGACAGCCGCAATTATTCCTTTACCGAAATAAACCGCATTGTAGAATCAAACGATGCGCAGATTACCCAACTGAACACAGCCACCGACCCCGAAACAGGATTGATGCAAGTTACCATCCGGGTAAACAAGCTCGAAGTATCGGCCCTTCTGGGCACTTTTCAACGCTACGAATACAACGTGAAATACTATTTTGGTGAGGAGATGTTTGCCAACGAGCTAAAGACGAATTACGATAATTTAATGCACTACCTCGAAATATAA
- a CDS encoding POTRA domain-containing protein: protein MLLLSFGDGKAQDVFVNSVLLYSTDHLQATTPVADSVFTIKEIIIAGNKRTRKSTVLRELPFHASDTYPLAEIVEKLEVTQRQLMNTGLFRSVVVNLQSASEEQVIVNIQVEEKWYFYPQPFVRIANGSFSQWNDRGRPLNHLNYGIKLTQYNFSGRNDKAYINLTSGYTKKIALQYQGFYFDKALKWSGSLSVAHGKNREINYITQNNKVISVKDPDGYLYEFSQASFDLLYRPAIKTRHTFSVGYNYNRIADTVRKLNKNYAPTENVYRFPYLSYSVSFTDFDFNPYPTRGRYADFSIYKAGINNPVNLWQLAASGTQYLAAGRKGYFSVKLAGMLKLPFKQPYITQQFLGYGDAYLQGYENYIIDGVAGGYSKQTFGYNLLKTEIPLPKKKWFKSLHNIPLKVYAKVYTNEGYVYNPAPGFTNGLTNRMLYSTGFGIDILAFTDLLFKIEWSFNRLGQNGIFLHQ, encoded by the coding sequence GTGTTGCTTTTGTCATTTGGCGATGGAAAGGCACAGGATGTTTTTGTCAATTCCGTATTGCTTTATTCTACCGACCATTTGCAGGCTACTACTCCCGTTGCCGATTCAGTTTTTACCATCAAAGAAATCATCATCGCGGGCAACAAGCGAACACGCAAGTCCACCGTTTTGCGGGAACTGCCTTTTCATGCTTCCGACACCTATCCCTTGGCCGAGATTGTCGAAAAGCTGGAAGTGACCCAACGGCAGTTGATGAACACAGGACTTTTTCGAAGCGTGGTGGTAAATCTTCAAAGCGCTTCAGAAGAGCAGGTGATTGTAAACATTCAGGTGGAGGAAAAATGGTACTTCTATCCACAGCCTTTTGTGCGCATTGCCAACGGCAGTTTCAGTCAGTGGAACGACAGGGGCCGGCCGCTCAATCATCTCAATTATGGCATCAAGCTTACCCAGTACAATTTCTCAGGCCGCAACGACAAAGCCTACATAAATCTTACCAGCGGTTACACCAAAAAAATTGCGCTTCAATACCAGGGTTTTTATTTTGACAAAGCCTTAAAGTGGTCGGGCAGTCTTTCGGTGGCGCACGGCAAAAACCGCGAGATTAACTACATCACGCAAAACAACAAAGTCATTTCAGTAAAAGATCCAGACGGTTATCTGTACGAATTTTCGCAAGCTTCCTTTGACCTTTTGTATCGTCCCGCCATTAAAACAAGGCATACGTTTTCAGTTGGTTACAATTACAACCGCATTGCCGATACCGTTCGCAAACTGAATAAAAATTACGCACCCACCGAAAACGTGTATCGTTTTCCTTACCTTTCTTACAGCGTTTCGTTCACCGATTTTGATTTTAACCCTTACCCGACGAGAGGCCGTTATGCTGATTTTTCGATCTACAAAGCGGGCATTAACAACCCGGTTAATTTATGGCAACTGGCCGCAAGCGGCACGCAATACCTGGCGGCGGGAAGGAAAGGCTATTTTTCGGTAAAGCTGGCCGGCATGTTAAAGCTGCCCTTTAAGCAGCCGTACATTACACAGCAGTTTTTGGGTTACGGTGATGCCTATTTGCAGGGATATGAAAACTATATCATTGACGGTGTGGCGGGCGGTTATTCCAAACAAACCTTTGGTTACAATCTGTTGAAAACGGAAATACCGCTGCCAAAGAAAAAATGGTTCAAGTCCTTGCACAACATTCCACTAAAAGTTTACGCAAAGGTTTATACCAACGAAGGCTATGTGTACAATCCGGCGCCAGGCTTCACCAACGGCCTTACCAACCGGATGCTTTACAGCACGGGCTTTGGCATAGACATTCTTGCCTTTACCGATTTGCTTTTTAAAATTGAGTGGAGCTTTAACCGGTTAGGGCAAAACGGGATATTTTTGCATCAATAG
- a CDS encoding CvpA family protein: MLIDIIAFVLLLLAVFKGLRKGFIVALFSFLAFFIGLAAALKLSAAMAAYIGSNVSISQRWLPFVAFLLVFLIVVLLVRLGAKLLQGLVQTMMLGWANRLGGVLFYVLIYFFIYSILLFYATQLSLIKPATIQASSTYGWIEPYAPKLINLLGSVIPFFKNTFAELLRFFDASAKP, encoded by the coding sequence ATGCTGATTGACATTATCGCTTTCGTTCTACTCCTGCTTGCTGTATTTAAAGGCTTACGCAAAGGCTTTATTGTTGCGCTGTTTTCCTTTCTTGCTTTTTTTATTGGCCTGGCCGCTGCGCTTAAATTATCGGCAGCAATGGCGGCGTATATCGGCAGCAATGTTTCCATCTCGCAACGATGGCTGCCCTTTGTTGCTTTCTTACTTGTTTTTTTAATCGTTGTGCTGCTTGTGCGGTTGGGCGCCAAACTGCTGCAGGGTCTCGTGCAAACAATGATGTTGGGATGGGCCAATCGTTTGGGAGGCGTTCTGTTCTATGTACTGATTTATTTTTTCATTTACAGCATTCTTCTTTTTTACGCTACGCAATTAAGCCTAATTAAACCGGCTACCATTCAGGCATCTTCTACCTATGGCTGGATTGAGCCTTATGCGCCAAAACTCATTAACCTGCTTGGTTCCGTTATTCCATTTTTCAAAAACACCTTTGCAGAACTGTTGCGCTTTTTCGACGCAAGTGCAAAACCATGA
- a CDS encoding DUF433 domain-containing protein, producing MNWRGYLDADPTILFGKLVVRNTRIPVDLLLEKMAAGDGFDDLLKAYPRLSREALQACLLFTASR from the coding sequence ATGAATTGGAGAGGTTATTTGGATGCAGACCCCACAATTTTATTTGGTAAGCTCGTGGTGAGGAACACCCGCATTCCCGTTGATCTTCTGTTGGAAAAAATGGCCGCGGGAGACGGTTTTGACGATTTATTGAAAGCCTATCCCCGTCTTTCACGCGAAGCCTTGCAGGCCTGCTTACTGTTTACCGCTTCAAGATGA
- a CDS encoding nitroreductase family protein, whose protein sequence is MKFNPKEINELIKARRSTFPAQYDAGKKVDDEIVKQILENATWAPNHGQTEPWKFVVFTGEGLQKLATFQAELYKKEAGENFKEATYKNLSANPLKASHVIALCVKRDPNKKFPEVEEIAAVACAVQNMYLTVTAYGLGGYWTTGGVTYKQSAKEFFGLGEADKLLGFFYLAHIATPSPQGKRKPVDEKVEWIR, encoded by the coding sequence ATGAAGTTTAATCCCAAAGAAATAAACGAACTGATAAAGGCCCGTCGCTCCACCTTTCCCGCGCAATACGATGCGGGCAAAAAAGTGGACGATGAAATTGTAAAACAGATTTTAGAGAACGCAACCTGGGCGCCCAATCACGGACAAACAGAGCCCTGGAAGTTTGTGGTGTTCACCGGCGAAGGCTTGCAAAAATTAGCAACCTTTCAAGCCGAGCTTTACAAAAAAGAAGCGGGTGAAAATTTTAAAGAAGCGACGTATAAAAACCTTTCTGCCAACCCGCTCAAGGCTTCACATGTGATTGCCTTGTGCGTGAAACGTGACCCCAATAAAAAATTTCCCGAAGTGGAAGAAATTGCGGCCGTGGCCTGCGCGGTGCAAAACATGTATCTCACGGTAACGGCTTATGGCTTGGGCGGCTACTGGACAACCGGCGGCGTTACTTACAAACAAAGCGCAAAAGAATTTTTCGGCCTGGGTGAAGCCGACAAACTGCTTGGCTTTTTTTACCTCGCACACATTGCCACGCCTTCGCCGCAAGGCAAGCGCAAACCCGTTGACGAAAAAGTAGAGTGGATAAGATAG
- a CDS encoding alpha/beta fold hydrolase, producing the protein MQYQIIEQGKFKYIEEGEGEPLVLLHGLFGALSNFKDLVEHFRGKYKVIVPLLPLFELDILHTSVSGLAKHVNKFLETRDLKGIHLLGNSLGGHVALVHTLKHPDRIKSLILTGSSGLFENGMGDSYPKRGDYEYIRKKTELTFYDPAMATKELVDEVFDITRNRLKVIKIIALAKSAIRNNLGEELNSIKQPTLLVWGNNDTITPPFVAREFHKLIPNSELHFIDRCGHAPMMERPQEFNLLLDNFLKKLATPATVQ; encoded by the coding sequence ATGCAGTATCAAATTATTGAACAAGGAAAGTTTAAGTACATCGAGGAAGGAGAGGGCGAACCGCTGGTATTGCTGCATGGCTTGTTTGGAGCACTGAGCAATTTTAAAGACCTGGTTGAACACTTTCGCGGCAAATACAAAGTCATTGTTCCGCTGTTGCCGCTGTTTGAATTGGATATTTTACACACGTCGGTTAGCGGCCTTGCTAAACATGTAAACAAATTTCTAGAAACAAGAGATTTAAAGGGCATTCACCTGTTGGGCAATTCGCTTGGCGGGCATGTGGCGCTGGTGCATACGCTGAAGCATCCCGATCGCATCAAATCATTAATTCTTACCGGCTCGTCGGGTTTGTTCGAAAACGGCATGGGTGATAGTTATCCCAAGCGTGGCGATTACGAATACATCCGCAAAAAAACAGAGCTTACGTTTTATGATCCGGCCATGGCCACGAAAGAATTGGTGGATGAAGTATTCGACATTACCCGCAACCGGTTAAAAGTCATCAAAATCATTGCTCTCGCCAAAAGTGCCATCCGAAATAATTTGGGCGAAGAACTCAATAGCATCAAGCAACCCACGTTATTGGTTTGGGGCAACAACGATACCATCACGCCGCCCTTTGTGGCACGGGAATTTCATAAATTAATTCCGAACAGTGAGTTGCATTTTATTGACCGCTGTGGCCACGCACCCATGATGGAAAGGCCGCAAGAGTTCAATCTGCTTTTGGATAATTTTTTGAAAAAGCTTGCAACTCCTGCAACAGTTCAATAG
- the porG gene encoding type IX secretion system protein PorG has translation MRKKILAAVLFCLPLALWAQTESYVQEGEFGFGIGGAHYFGDLNTRAKLNRPKLAADIFFRKNFGNYIAVRLSGTFAQLGYSDVYNTHNELMRRRNLSFNTKVWELGLQGDFNFYRFMPGDEDFRFTPYITLGVSAFSYDPYAYLKGEKYYLRQLGTEGQYDTATGRRPYSTMALAIPFGVGVKYAINDRINIGFEVVHRFTNTDYLDDVSTTYPGASSFPPNPDGSPSAAFLLSDRSYETGTPIGVKGQQRGNSKNKDQFATAIFYISFNLQSYKCPSAN, from the coding sequence ATGAGAAAGAAGATACTGGCTGCCGTTTTGTTTTGTTTGCCACTGGCGCTTTGGGCGCAAACAGAATCTTACGTGCAGGAGGGTGAATTCGGCTTTGGCATTGGAGGCGCCCATTATTTCGGCGACCTGAACACCCGTGCAAAACTGAATCGCCCCAAATTGGCTGCGGACATTTTCTTCCGGAAAAATTTTGGCAACTATATTGCCGTACGCCTTTCCGGCACCTTTGCACAGTTGGGTTATTCCGACGTTTACAACACGCACAATGAATTGATGCGCCGCCGCAACTTGAGCTTCAACACCAAAGTGTGGGAATTGGGTCTGCAAGGCGATTTCAATTTTTACCGCTTCATGCCCGGCGATGAAGATTTTCGTTTTACGCCCTACATCACGCTTGGCGTGAGCGCCTTTAGCTATGATCCTTACGCTTATCTCAAGGGCGAAAAATATTACCTGCGTCAATTGGGTACCGAAGGCCAGTACGACACAGCCACGGGTCGCCGGCCTTACAGCACCATGGCGCTGGCCATCCCGTTTGGCGTGGGTGTGAAGTACGCCATCAACGACCGCATTAACATTGGCTTTGAAGTTGTGCATCGTTTTACCAACACCGATTATTTAGACGACGTAAGCACCACCTATCCCGGCGCTTCGTCTTTCCCGCCAAACCCTGATGGCAGCCCTTCGGCCGCTTTCCTTTTGAGCGACCGTTCCTACGAAACCGGAACGCCAATTGGTGTAAAAGGACAGCAACGGGGTAACAGCAAAAACAAAGACCAGTTTGCGACCGCAATATTCTACATCAGCTTCAACCTGCAATCGTATAAATGCCCGTCGGCGAATTGA
- a CDS encoding DUF1003 domain-containing protein yields MKTVQCQITKKELPASETYKGSELRGPLLQLIQQEHPDFTGDSYISIDKLNEYRKHYISQLIEAEVGEISQLEKEVIRSIQNNKLLSENIEEDINEPITFGQRVADKIASFGGSWTFIIIFFSFLALWMMINIWMLANKPFDPYPFILLNLILSCLAAIQAPIIMMSQNRQEDKDRQRSEHDYKVNLKAEIEIRLLHEKLDHLMVHQNSRLLEIQQLQADYLEDILQQMKDVKRETSNVKP; encoded by the coding sequence ATGAAAACCGTTCAATGCCAGATCACCAAAAAAGAATTGCCGGCTTCTGAAACCTACAAGGGAAGTGAGTTGCGCGGGCCGTTGCTGCAACTCATCCAGCAGGAGCATCCCGATTTTACCGGCGACAGTTATATTTCCATTGACAAGCTGAACGAATACCGCAAGCATTACATCTCGCAGTTGATTGAAGCAGAAGTAGGCGAAATAAGCCAACTGGAAAAAGAAGTCATCCGTTCCATCCAAAACAACAAGCTGCTTTCCGAAAACATTGAGGAAGATATCAACGAACCAATAACCTTCGGGCAGCGTGTGGCCGATAAGATTGCAAGTTTTGGCGGCAGTTGGACCTTCATCATTATTTTCTTTTCTTTCCTGGCCTTGTGGATGATGATAAACATTTGGATGCTCGCAAATAAACCTTTCGACCCTTACCCGTTTATCTTGCTCAATCTTATTCTTTCCTGCCTTGCGGCCATACAGGCGCCCATCATTATGATGAGCCAAAACCGCCAGGAAGACAAGGACCGGCAGCGCAGCGAACACGATTACAAGGTGAACCTGAAAGCCGAAATTGAAATCCGTTTGCTGCACGAAAAACTCGACCATTTAATGGTTCATCAAAACAGCCGGCTGCTGGAAATACAACAACTGCAGGCCGATTATTTAGAAGACATTTTGCAACAAATGAAGGACGTGAAACGTGAGACGTCAAACGTAAAACCGTAG
- the murA gene encoding UDP-N-acetylglucosamine 1-carboxyvinyltransferase yields MSSFEVIGGKKLKGEITPQGAKNEALQIISAVLLTDEKVTVTNIPDILDVNNLIELLKAIGVKVERPDRHTCIFQADDVDLNVLRSPEFKNKSGTLRGSVMLAGPMLGRYKKAFIPKPGGDKIGRRRLDTHLLGFQKLGAEMIYYPEDAFYYFSTDGLKGTYLLLDEPSVTGTANIIMAAVLAKGATVIYNAACEPYIQQLCRMLNRIGADIQGVGSNQLIIEGVEKLHGTEHRILPDMIEIGSFIGMAAMTQSDIIIKNCSVEYLGVIPEKFRQLGIQLNIVGDDIHIPEQELYQIQTYMDGGVLTIYDHPWPGFTPDLLSIVLVVATQAKGSVLIHQKMFESRLFFVDKLIDMGAQIILCDPHRAAVIGLERKHKLRGIKMSSPDIRAGVSLLIAALSAEGKSIIQNIDQIDRGYQYIDERLRSLGAEIRRV; encoded by the coding sequence ATGTCCTCATTTGAAGTTATCGGCGGAAAAAAGTTGAAAGGAGAGATCACGCCGCAAGGTGCAAAGAACGAAGCCTTGCAAATCATCAGTGCCGTTTTGCTTACCGATGAAAAAGTAACCGTTACCAACATTCCCGATATTCTTGACGTCAATAATCTGATTGAACTCTTGAAAGCCATTGGTGTAAAAGTGGAGCGGCCCGACCGGCACACCTGCATCTTTCAGGCCGATGACGTGGATTTAAATGTTCTCCGCAGTCCCGAGTTCAAAAACAAGAGCGGCACCTTACGCGGCTCAGTCATGCTGGCAGGACCGATGCTTGGCCGCTACAAAAAAGCCTTCATTCCTAAACCCGGTGGCGATAAAATTGGAAGACGCAGATTAGACACGCATCTCCTCGGTTTTCAAAAGTTGGGCGCGGAGATGATCTATTACCCCGAAGACGCTTTTTATTATTTCTCCACTGATGGCTTAAAAGGCACGTACCTCTTGCTCGATGAGCCTTCCGTTACCGGCACAGCCAACATCATTATGGCGGCTGTACTGGCCAAAGGCGCCACCGTTATTTATAACGCAGCCTGCGAACCCTACATACAACAGCTTTGTCGCATGCTCAATAGAATTGGTGCTGACATTCAAGGCGTCGGCAGCAACCAACTAATCATTGAAGGCGTAGAAAAGCTGCACGGCACAGAGCACCGCATTTTGCCCGACATGATTGAAATTGGTTCCTTTATCGGCATGGCCGCCATGACGCAAAGCGACATCATCATCAAAAACTGCAGCGTTGAATACCTGGGTGTAATACCCGAAAAGTTCCGGCAATTGGGTATTCAATTAAACATCGTTGGCGACGACATCCATATTCCCGAGCAAGAGCTTTATCAAATCCAAACTTATATGGATGGTGGTGTGCTTACTATCTACGATCATCCCTGGCCGGGCTTTACGCCGGATTTGTTAAGCATTGTTTTGGTTGTGGCCACGCAGGCAAAAGGCTCAGTATTGATTCATCAAAAGATGTTTGAAAGCCGCTTGTTCTTTGTGGACAAACTCATTGACATGGGCGCACAAATTATTTTGTGCGATCCGCACCGCGCAGCCGTTATTGGCCTGGAAAGAAAGCACAAGCTGCGCGGCATTAAAATGAGCTCGCCCGACATTCGGGCAGGCGTGTCGCTGTTGATTGCAGCCTTAAGCGCCGAAGGCAAAAGCATCATCCAAAACATTGACCAGATTGACCGCGGCTATCAATACATTGACGAACGGTTAAGAAGTTTGGGCGCGGAGATACGCAGGGTGTAA
- a CDS encoding NAD kinase produces MKVAIYSRVFESTQLTDLQLFFDELEKEKIDPVIFFDFYEQAAPHLRISSSTQTFSHHSELTADIDFLISLGGDGTLLDTVTLVRDKNIPVVGINFGRLGFLASIGRTEMAEAVKALARRSYIIDKRSLVHLDSNIPLFNDVPYALNEFAIHKRDIAPMVKIHTYINGELLNTYWSDGLILATPTGSTGYSLSCAGPVVFPESRSFVLTPIAPHNLNVRPIVIPDNAIISFEIESRSDEVICALDSRRELVDKNVLLAVRKENFSVNLVRLNENNFLQTLRNKLSWGLDKRN; encoded by the coding sequence TTGAAAGTAGCCATCTACAGCCGCGTGTTTGAAAGCACGCAACTTACCGACTTACAACTTTTTTTTGATGAACTGGAAAAAGAAAAGATTGACCCGGTCATTTTCTTTGACTTTTACGAACAGGCAGCACCGCACCTCCGGATATCCTCTTCAACGCAAACCTTTTCGCACCACTCGGAATTAACCGCAGACATAGATTTTTTAATCAGCCTTGGCGGCGACGGCACTTTGCTGGACACGGTTACGCTGGTTCGCGACAAAAATATTCCGGTGGTCGGCATCAACTTTGGCCGCCTGGGTTTTTTGGCTTCTATCGGCCGAACCGAAATGGCCGAAGCCGTAAAAGCCCTGGCCCGCCGCTCGTACATCATTGACAAACGTTCGCTTGTTCATCTTGATTCAAACATTCCGCTCTTCAACGACGTGCCATATGCCTTAAACGAATTTGCCATTCACAAACGCGACATTGCACCGATGGTGAAAATTCACACCTACATTAACGGCGAACTGCTCAATACCTATTGGTCCGATGGACTCATTCTGGCCACGCCAACCGGTTCTACGGGCTACTCGTTAAGCTGTGCGGGCCCGGTGGTTTTTCCCGAGTCACGCTCTTTTGTGCTCACACCCATCGCGCCACACAATTTAAATGTGCGTCCCATTGTCATTCCCGACAACGCCATCATTTCCTTTGAAATCGAAAGCCGTTCCGATGAAGTCATCTGTGCCCTGGATTCCCGCCGCGAACTGGTAGACAAGAACGTTCTCCTTGCCGTGCGCAAAGAAAATTTTAGTGTGAACCTTGTGCGGCTCAACGAAAACAATTTTCTGCAAACACTCCGCAACAAACTTTCCTGGGGCTTGGACAAACGGAATTAA
- a CDS encoding isoprenyl transferase: MDLLSQIDKARLPKHIAIIMDGNGRWAKEQGQDRLFGHYQGVESVRDIVEGCAELSVGYLTLYAFSTENWDRPQYEVIGLMELLVKTIRGEVESLNKNNIRLHVIGDMNMLPDYAQKELNEALQITKHNTGLQLIMALSYSGRWELLNAVKNIAHEVQSGNLQIEEIDQDTLQKYLTTSEFPDPELMIRTSGEYRISNFLLYQLAYAELYFTQVRWPDFRKQNLYEALLDYQNRERRFGKTGEQVKTGS, encoded by the coding sequence ATGGATTTACTTTCTCAAATAGACAAAGCCCGCCTTCCCAAACACATCGCCATCATCATGGACGGCAACGGACGATGGGCGAAAGAGCAGGGACAAGACCGGCTGTTTGGTCACTATCAGGGCGTGGAAAGTGTACGCGATATTGTGGAGGGCTGCGCCGAACTCAGTGTCGGTTATCTTACGCTTTATGCTTTCTCCACCGAAAATTGGGACCGCCCGCAATACGAAGTCATTGGCCTGATGGAACTGCTGGTGAAAACCATTCGCGGCGAGGTGGAAAGCCTTAACAAAAACAACATCCGTTTGCACGTTATTGGCGACATGAACATGCTGCCCGATTACGCACAAAAAGAGTTGAACGAAGCCCTTCAAATTACAAAGCATAACACCGGCCTTCAATTAATTATGGCCCTGAGTTATAGCGGACGGTGGGAACTGCTTAACGCCGTAAAGAACATTGCTCACGAAGTGCAAAGCGGCAACCTGCAAATAGAAGAAATTGACCAGGACACCTTGCAGAAATATCTGACAACATCAGAATTCCCCGATCCCGAACTCATGATTCGCACCAGCGGCGAATACCGCATCTCTAACTTTTTACTGTATCAACTGGCTTACGCCGAGCTCTATTTCACACAGGTGCGCTGGCCGGATTTTCGCAAGCAAAATTTATACGAAGCCCTGCTTGATTACCAAAACCGCGAACGGCGTTTTGGTAAAACGGGTGAGCAGGTTAAGACCGGGTCGTAG
- a CDS encoding ArnT family glycosyltransferase codes for MPALVERRNDALNNTGKILFRNPVPFFIVFWALLNLLQIAFTELTSDEGYYWFYAQHLQWGYYDHPPMIAAMIKAGSKLFGGTIGVRAFNVVLSTAGLSLFFQLIPEELKRSPKTYWVLLSAPLLHYLTFLVFPDGPLLFFSLAFLVLYKRFLVKKNFETSLLLGLSIALMAYSKYHGALVLLFTIIANPRLLKSAYFYLALFVAAILFAPHLWWQYKNDFPTLKYHLSGRTGTWSFKHVGEYVSQQIFAIGPGLIFLPFVVKTKDVFERTLKFIIIGTLLFFLVSSFKTFVHFHWTSIALYPLLYFAVRYYNNPAHKKLFNALILPFVVLFFVARILLMLPLIPNMHVGEDYYHGRKTWAEEVKSLADNRPVFMPDNLREASLYSFYSGGQGVTLYTRPGKKSQYELWGYEDSLQGKDVLFLSKYPYTGGMKTSLLNKDFYYGVVSSFQSYYNGIAVTASVDAVTADTLKATVNLFNQTSRMIAFQKNDSAGYTGIAYSIEQARNVLKADAALPLKAADNLAPGATITKTIRIPIQDVPQGDYEIYFGIRSGVLPDAILSEGLPFIKK; via the coding sequence ATGCCCGCTCTCGTTGAACGAAGGAATGACGCCCTTAACAATACTGGAAAAATATTGTTCCGCAATCCCGTTCCTTTCTTCATCGTCTTCTGGGCTTTGCTCAATCTTTTGCAAATCGCTTTCACGGAGCTTACCAGCGACGAAGGTTATTATTGGTTTTACGCACAGCACCTGCAATGGGGTTATTACGATCATCCGCCGATGATTGCCGCAATGATCAAAGCCGGAAGCAAGTTGTTTGGCGGCACGATCGGTGTTCGGGCCTTCAACGTTGTTTTAAGCACGGCAGGCTTGTCTTTGTTCTTTCAACTTATACCCGAAGAATTAAAGCGTTCGCCAAAAACATATTGGGTTTTGCTTTCGGCGCCGCTGCTTCATTATCTAACCTTTCTCGTTTTTCCCGACGGGCCGCTGTTGTTTTTTAGCTTGGCCTTTCTCGTTCTTTACAAACGGTTTTTAGTTAAAAAGAATTTTGAAACCTCGTTGCTGCTGGGTCTTTCCATTGCGTTGATGGCGTATTCAAAATATCACGGTGCATTGGTGCTGCTGTTCACAATTATTGCCAATCCAAGGCTGTTAAAGTCGGCTTATTTTTATTTAGCGCTTTTTGTTGCGGCAATTTTGTTTGCGCCGCATTTGTGGTGGCAGTATAAAAATGATTTTCCCACACTCAAATATCACTTGTCGGGACGAACCGGTACGTGGTCTTTTAAACATGTAGGCGAGTACGTTTCGCAACAAATTTTTGCCATTGGCCCCGGACTGATCTTTCTTCCTTTCGTTGTTAAAACAAAGGATGTTTTTGAACGAACGCTCAAGTTCATCATCATCGGCACGTTGCTGTTCTTCCTTGTAAGTTCTTTTAAAACCTTTGTGCATTTCCACTGGACGTCCATTGCGCTTTACCCGCTTCTTTATTTTGCTGTTCGGTATTACAACAATCCGGCCCACAAGAAGCTTTTTAATGCACTCATACTTCCCTTTGTTGTGCTGTTTTTCGTTGCACGGATTTTATTGATGCTTCCGCTGATACCCAACATGCACGTTGGCGAAGATTATTACCACGGGAGAAAAACTTGGGCGGAAGAAGTAAAAAGCCTTGCGGACAACCGGCCTGTTTTCATGCCCGATAACTTGCGCGAAGCCTCGCTGTATTCTTTTTATTCGGGAGGACAAGGTGTAACGCTTTATACAAGGCCGGGAAAAAAATCGCAGTACGAATTGTGGGGCTACGAAGACAGTTTGCAAGGCAAGGACGTTTTGTTTTTAAGCAAGTATCCTTATACCGGCGGAATGAAAACATCGTTGTTAAACAAAGATTTTTATTACGGCGTTGTTTCTTCTTTTCAATCCTATTACAACGGTATAGCTGTAACAGCAAGCGTTGACGCGGTAACAGCCGATACGCTGAAGGCAACCGTAAACCTTTTCAATCAAACAAGCCGAATGATTGCGTTTCAAAAGAACGATAGTGCCGGTTATACCGGCATTGCGTATTCCATTGAACAAGCCAGAAACGTTTTAAAAGCGGATGCGGCACTTCCATTAAAGGCCGCGGATAATTTAGCGCCGGGAGCAACGATTACGAAAACGATTCGCATACCCATACAAGACGTCCCCCAAGGAGATTACGAAATTTATTTTGGCATACGAAGCGGCGTTTTGCCCGACGCCATTTTATCAGAAGGATTGCCGTTTATAAAGAAATAA